A portion of the Paenibacillus hamazuiensis genome contains these proteins:
- the rph gene encoding ribonuclease PH, with the protein MRNDGRGAHEPRAVRIITDYIKHAEGSVLIEVGDTKVICTATVEDRVPPFMKGQGKGWVTAEYSMLPRATQVRNQREAAKGKLGGRTMEIQRLIGRALRAVVDLEALGERSITLDCDVIQADGGTRTTSITGAFVAMTIAIDKLAKEKKLARFPITDFLGAISVGVIDGEARVDLNYEEDSKAKVDMNLVMTGAGKFVEVQGTGEEAPFSREELSALLELGEAGIRQMIGLQREALGPIAQQIGGGVHAAG; encoded by the coding sequence ATGAGAAATGATGGAAGAGGGGCACACGAGCCGCGGGCGGTGCGCATTATTACGGATTACATAAAACATGCGGAAGGGTCGGTTTTGATCGAGGTCGGCGATACGAAGGTCATTTGCACGGCGACCGTTGAGGATCGGGTTCCTCCTTTTATGAAAGGTCAAGGTAAAGGTTGGGTGACGGCGGAATATTCGATGCTGCCCCGCGCGACCCAGGTCCGCAACCAGAGAGAGGCGGCGAAGGGGAAGCTGGGAGGCCGTACGATGGAAATTCAGCGGCTGATCGGCCGGGCGCTCCGTGCGGTCGTCGATCTGGAGGCGCTGGGCGAACGTTCGATTACGCTGGACTGCGATGTGATCCAGGCCGACGGCGGGACGCGCACGACTTCGATTACCGGGGCGTTTGTCGCCATGACCATAGCGATAGACAAGCTGGCCAAGGAAAAGAAGCTGGCCCGTTTTCCGATTACCGATTTTTTGGGCGCAATCAGCGTCGGGGTGATCGATGGGGAAGCGCGAGTGGACCTCAACTACGAGGAGGATTCCAAAGCCAAGGTCGACATGAACCTTGTCATGACCGGCGCAGGGAAATTCGTCGAAGTGCAGGGGACCGGGGAGGAAGCGCCTTTTTCGCGTGAAGAGCTTAGCGCGCTGCTTGAGCTTGGCGAGGCCGGCATTCGTCAAATGATCGGACTGCAGCGGGAAGCGCTCGGTCCGATAGCGCAGCAGATCGGGGGAGGCGTGCATGCAGCCGGGTAA
- a CDS encoding GerMN domain-containing protein, with product MKPLKWVRWIAAAGMVVLVTSGCSVLGDKEAKQSIDPPPSGAESAVQAVPANAGAVNLSQVTLYAKDEQGFVAPVTVDLPKTESIAKKTLEYMVDGGPGQGLLPAGFTSLIPKGTEIKAINIDKKVATVDFSKSFATYNAQDERKILEAITWTLTGFPSVEKVQLWVEGKALKEMPVAKTPLDDPLSRAMGINLEKPEGVDYGQSTPVTVYFLNQNKANYTYYVPVTRLVKRTDNIAQAAVEQLIAGPDQKKGLASVMTPGAELLQLKQEGGLITVNFSDKLLGPDKKVPAEALKAVVLSLTENAGTGSKVQIMVNGEAKVASTDNQNYTKPVSRPTHLNQTKM from the coding sequence ATGAAACCACTCAAGTGGGTACGATGGATCGCGGCAGCGGGCATGGTCGTCCTGGTTACGTCGGGCTGTTCCGTTTTGGGCGATAAGGAAGCAAAGCAATCGATCGATCCTCCGCCATCCGGGGCCGAATCGGCGGTACAAGCCGTCCCCGCGAATGCCGGTGCGGTCAATTTATCGCAGGTGACCTTGTATGCGAAGGATGAGCAAGGATTCGTCGCGCCGGTCACGGTCGATTTGCCGAAAACCGAGTCGATCGCCAAAAAAACGCTCGAATACATGGTGGACGGAGGTCCCGGACAAGGTCTGCTGCCCGCCGGGTTCACGTCGCTTATTCCGAAAGGAACGGAGATCAAGGCGATCAATATTGACAAGAAGGTAGCGACCGTCGATTTTTCGAAATCGTTCGCAACCTACAATGCGCAGGACGAGCGGAAAATACTCGAAGCGATCACCTGGACGCTGACCGGCTTCCCGTCGGTGGAAAAAGTGCAGCTTTGGGTGGAAGGCAAGGCGCTGAAGGAGATGCCCGTAGCGAAAACGCCGCTTGACGATCCGCTTTCCCGGGCGATGGGGATCAACCTGGAGAAGCCGGAGGGCGTGGATTACGGCCAATCGACGCCGGTTACCGTCTACTTTTTGAACCAGAACAAGGCGAATTATACGTATTATGTCCCGGTAACCCGCCTGGTCAAAAGAACCGACAATATCGCCCAAGCGGCGGTCGAGCAGCTCATCGCCGGCCCCGATCAGAAAAAAGGGCTGGCCTCTGTCATGACGCCCGGCGCCGAGCTGCTGCAGCTCAAACAGGAGGGCGGCCTGATCACCGTCAATTTCTCCGACAAGCTTCTCGGACCGGATAAAAAAGTGCCGGCCGAAGCTTTGAAGGCGGTCGTGCTGTCGTTGACCGAAAACGCCGGCACCGGTTCGAAAGTGCAGATCATGGTCAACGGCGAAGCAAAAGTCGCTTCCACGGACAATCAAAACTATACGAAGCCGGTCAGCCGTCCGACACATCTCAATCAAACAAAAATGTAG
- a CDS encoding sensor domain-containing diguanylate cyclase, whose protein sequence is MNHTDDIKRLLVDHIPDLLLAADGQGTVRYASPSFYTTTGIRPEALVGQSYFSGLAEEDVDDVRRIWPSLVQGAPPTTLEYRCKTASGGLLWIESKLTAVEEGNEPKLILIASRDLSSRKKAEEELQHLAYYDPLTGLANRRLFHDRYKQALLSAKRYGHRLALLYLDLDDFKSINDTYGHAIGDMILKIVSARLINCIRDPDTICRLGGDEFIVLLQQFDEESDVEKIAKRMIESLSRLIHIQDHEIRVTCSMGASLYPEDSANGDTLIQMADAAMYMAKHQGKDHFFLYRKN, encoded by the coding sequence ATGAATCACACCGACGACATCAAGCGATTGCTGGTCGATCATATTCCGGATCTGCTGCTGGCTGCCGACGGGCAGGGCACGGTCCGTTATGCATCGCCATCCTTTTACACTACGACAGGCATTCGGCCGGAAGCGCTTGTCGGCCAGTCGTATTTTTCCGGATTGGCCGAGGAGGACGTCGATGACGTGCGCCGGATTTGGCCCTCCCTGGTGCAGGGAGCCCCGCCGACCACGTTGGAATACCGCTGCAAAACCGCAAGCGGCGGGCTGCTCTGGATCGAGAGCAAGCTCACGGCGGTGGAAGAGGGAAATGAGCCGAAGCTTATCCTCATAGCCTCCCGCGATCTTTCCAGCCGGAAGAAAGCGGAGGAGGAGCTGCAGCATTTGGCTTACTACGATCCGCTGACCGGCCTTGCCAACCGCAGGCTGTTTCACGACCGGTATAAGCAAGCGCTGCTTTCCGCCAAACGGTACGGGCACCGGCTCGCACTGCTGTATCTCGATCTTGACGATTTCAAGAGCATCAACGATACGTACGGCCACGCGATCGGCGACATGATTTTGAAAATCGTTTCGGCCCGGCTCATCAACTGCATCCGCGATCCGGACACGATATGCCGTCTCGGCGGAGACGAATTTATCGTTTTGCTGCAGCAGTTTGACGAAGAAAGCGACGTGGAGAAGATCGCCAAACGGATGATTGAATCGCTGAGCCGGCTTATCCATATTCAAGACCATGAAATCAGAGTGACGTGCAGCATGGGCGCGTCTCTATATCCGGAAGACAGCGCGAACGGCGATACGCTGATCCAAATGGCCGATGCCGCCATGTATATGGCGAAACATCAAGGCAAAGACCATTTTTTCCTATACCGGAAAAACTGA
- a CDS encoding HAD family hydrolase, with translation MNKQYIIFNLDDTLAHCNKYFDEVIERFADTMMEWFSDRGVSREQIKRKQLDIDLASVHEHGITSAHFPQSFVDTYEFFCKETATASEPEKAELVRQLGKSVYDYEVEPFPYMYETLDTLKDEGHELFLHTGGDPLIQRKKISQLQLAAYFENRVFVSTFKDAKALDKILGSYPFERSRTWMIGNSIRTDIIPGLENGINVIYIPAQSEWQYNIMEIDIEPKGAYLTLQSLNEVPEAIRKYSISNANSS, from the coding sequence ATGAACAAACAGTATATCATTTTCAACCTGGACGACACGCTGGCCCACTGCAACAAATATTTCGACGAGGTTATCGAGAGGTTCGCCGATACGATGATGGAATGGTTTTCCGATAGGGGAGTGAGCAGAGAGCAGATCAAGCGAAAGCAGCTCGACATCGACCTCGCTTCCGTCCATGAGCATGGCATCACTTCCGCGCATTTCCCGCAATCGTTCGTCGATACATACGAGTTTTTTTGCAAAGAGACGGCTACGGCTTCCGAGCCCGAAAAGGCCGAGCTGGTGCGGCAGTTGGGCAAAAGTGTTTACGACTACGAAGTGGAGCCGTTCCCTTATATGTACGAAACGTTGGATACGTTAAAGGACGAGGGGCATGAGCTGTTTTTGCACACCGGGGGGGATCCGCTGATCCAGCGCAAAAAAATAAGCCAGCTGCAGCTGGCCGCTTATTTTGAAAACCGCGTGTTTGTATCGACATTCAAGGATGCGAAGGCGCTGGATAAAATATTGGGCAGCTACCCGTTCGAACGCTCCCGGACGTGGATGATCGGCAACTCGATCCGCACCGACATCATTCCCGGGCTCGAGAACGGCATCAACGTTATTTATATACCGGCGCAAAGCGAGTGGCAGTATAACATCATGGAGATCGACATAGAACCGAAAGGCGCGTATCTTACGTTGCAATCGCTGAATGAAGTGCCCGAAGCGATCCGCAAGTATTCCATTTCGAATGCAAATTCCTCTTAA
- a CDS encoding MBL fold metallo-hydrolase has translation MAIQTVHIHNETIIQVKVPLPFPLRWVNSYLIRGEDGLTLIDPGLHTEEAEAVWQSVLAGQGFRFADIRDIVLTHHHPDHYGLAGWMQERSGAPVRLSSAGLGQVRRLWGAGQPMTEALLELFRRHGMDEALLVPMREHMDGFVAAVSPQPEVSLLEPGQRVRLGDRDYEAIHTPGHAAGHLVFYDAEERIMFCGDHVLPQITPNVSYLPGGIDENPLGSFLRSLEDIGRYPVAKAYPGHREPFERFAERTGEIIAHHHQRIEQMRRILSAPQSGFAVCRAMFGDKLSLHQLRFALSETIAHLIYMEQSGMVRSVDTESGVILYQAG, from the coding sequence ATGGCGATACAGACAGTGCACATACATAATGAAACGATTATTCAGGTCAAGGTGCCGCTGCCGTTCCCGCTTCGCTGGGTCAACAGCTATTTGATCCGCGGAGAAGACGGTCTGACGCTGATCGACCCCGGGCTTCATACCGAGGAAGCGGAGGCCGTATGGCAGTCTGTTTTGGCCGGGCAGGGCTTCCGTTTTGCCGATATCCGCGATATCGTGCTGACGCACCATCACCCGGATCATTACGGCTTGGCCGGGTGGATGCAGGAGCGCAGCGGCGCACCGGTTCGGCTGTCAAGCGCGGGGCTCGGGCAGGTACGGCGGCTGTGGGGGGCCGGTCAGCCGATGACGGAGGCGCTGCTTGAGCTGTTTCGCCGCCACGGCATGGATGAGGCGTTGCTCGTTCCGATGCGGGAGCATATGGACGGCTTCGTTGCGGCCGTCTCGCCGCAGCCCGAAGTGAGCCTGCTCGAGCCGGGGCAGCGCGTGAGGCTGGGCGACCGCGACTACGAAGCGATTCATACGCCGGGACATGCCGCCGGGCACCTGGTGTTCTACGATGCGGAGGAGCGGATCATGTTTTGCGGCGACCACGTGTTGCCGCAAATTACGCCCAACGTAAGTTATCTCCCCGGCGGCATCGACGAAAATCCGCTCGGCTCTTTCCTGCGCAGCCTGGAGGACATCGGCCGCTACCCGGTGGCAAAGGCGTACCCGGGGCACCGCGAGCCGTTCGAGCGCTTCGCGGAGCGCACCGGCGAAATCATAGCGCATCATCACCAGCGAATCGAGCAGATGAGGCGGATCCTCTCGGCCCCGCAAAGCGGATTTGCGGTGTGCCGCGCGATGTTTGGCGACAAGCTGTCGCTTCATCAGCTGCGTTTCGCGTTGTCGGAGACGATCGCGCATCTGATTTATATGGAACAAAGCGGGATGGTGCGCTCCGTCGATACGGAGTCCGGCGTCATTTTGTATCAGGCGGGATGA
- a CDS encoding class I SAM-dependent methyltransferase, whose translation MSDWFTKSFGSDYLIVYKHRDLQGALLEVKRMIDWLGLPQGAEVLDLCCGMGRHSMALDEFGYKVTGVDLSDVLLAEAKRMDTGGKVRWLKGDMREVPLADTFDAIVNLFTSFGYFEDDAENGKVLREIDRLLKPGGKFIIDFLNPDYVAASLVPESERKEGDMTIRETRRIEDGYVRKRIAISEPGEPERHYQEQVKLYRPEQFMKMMEGTSLEVDHLYGDYNASEYDAKTSPRIILVGHKEG comes from the coding sequence GTGTCTGATTGGTTTACCAAAAGTTTCGGCAGCGATTATTTGATCGTCTACAAGCATCGGGATTTGCAAGGGGCTCTCCTGGAAGTGAAACGAATGATCGATTGGCTCGGGTTGCCCCAAGGGGCGGAGGTTCTCGACTTATGCTGCGGCATGGGACGGCATTCGATGGCGTTGGACGAGTTCGGATATAAGGTGACGGGCGTCGACCTGTCGGACGTTTTGCTCGCGGAAGCGAAGCGGATGGATACCGGCGGCAAAGTGCGCTGGCTTAAAGGCGATATGCGCGAGGTGCCGCTTGCGGATACGTTTGACGCGATCGTCAATTTGTTCACGTCGTTCGGCTATTTCGAGGATGATGCGGAGAACGGCAAGGTGCTTCGCGAGATTGACCGGCTTCTGAAGCCGGGCGGGAAGTTTATTATCGATTTTCTCAACCCGGATTATGTGGCTGCGAGCCTTGTTCCCGAATCCGAGCGGAAGGAAGGCGATATGACCATTCGCGAAACCCGGCGCATCGAAGACGGCTATGTGCGCAAGAGGATTGCGATCTCGGAGCCGGGAGAGCCGGAGCGCCATTATCAGGAGCAGGTGAAGCTGTACCGTCCGGAGCAGTTTATGAAGATGATGGAAGGCACCAGCCTAGAGGTCGATCATCTGTACGGAGACTACAATGCTTCGGAGTACGATGCGAAAACATCCCCGCGAATCATCCTCGTCGGGCATAAGGAAGGGTAA
- a CDS encoding chromate transporter, whose product MKAPPQWKLLFGIFWSFFKISPVTFGGGYAMIPFIEREVVERRGWIRSKDIADVFAVSESVPGAIALNSATFVGYRIAGIPGAIAALCGVLFPAFLIVTGLCIAFIEFQDHPKVMAAFKGIRAATVALIVYAGFKIARTAVVDKTTLLTVALTVLLMLWSHLNPILLIMLGAVLGIVFVRIKIKLGYEVPIEKEEEEEAKPVVQVQYKYTDYYLGDGI is encoded by the coding sequence ATGAAAGCTCCTCCGCAGTGGAAGCTGCTGTTCGGCATTTTTTGGTCGTTTTTCAAAATCAGTCCGGTCACGTTCGGCGGGGGCTACGCGATGATTCCGTTCATCGAACGCGAAGTCGTGGAACGAAGGGGATGGATCCGCAGCAAAGACATTGCGGACGTTTTTGCCGTGTCCGAATCCGTACCCGGCGCCATTGCGCTGAATTCGGCCACCTTCGTCGGCTATAGGATCGCCGGGATTCCCGGCGCCATCGCCGCTTTATGCGGCGTGCTGTTTCCCGCTTTTTTAATCGTAACGGGACTATGCATCGCATTTATCGAATTTCAGGACCATCCGAAGGTAATGGCGGCGTTTAAAGGCATTCGGGCTGCCACCGTAGCGCTGATCGTCTATGCCGGTTTTAAAATCGCGCGAACGGCTGTTGTCGACAAAACGACCTTGCTCACCGTAGCTCTTACCGTCCTGCTGATGTTGTGGTCGCACTTGAACCCTATCCTTCTCATTATGCTTGGGGCCGTTCTCGGCATCGTCTTCGTCCGGATCAAAATCAAGCTCGGTTACGAAGTTCCTATTGAAAAGGAAGAAGAGGAAGAAGCGAAGCCTGTGGTCCAGGTTCAATACAAATATACGGACTACTATCTCGGGGACGGAATTTGA
- a CDS encoding chromate transporter — MLWDLFVTFLCVGFVSFGGGYAMIPVIEREVTSRGWMSTQEFTDAIAVAGMSPGPIGTNSAVFVGYHTAGMAGAVSAALGMVVPSLVIVVVVAMFFYKVHKNVWVQSAFYGLRPIVTGLVFYGAIRFARSNHIIADISMETVVAVVLFLAALYALMFVRLHPVYVIALSGLVGIAIYG, encoded by the coding sequence ATGCTGTGGGACTTATTCGTGACGTTTTTATGCGTCGGCTTCGTTTCGTTCGGCGGCGGGTATGCGATGATTCCGGTCATCGAGCGGGAAGTGACGTCCCGCGGCTGGATGTCGACCCAGGAATTCACCGATGCGATCGCGGTAGCAGGCATGTCGCCGGGACCGATCGGGACGAACAGCGCCGTTTTCGTCGGCTATCATACGGCGGGTATGGCCGGAGCGGTCAGCGCCGCGCTCGGCATGGTCGTACCTTCGCTGGTTATCGTCGTGGTGGTGGCGATGTTTTTTTACAAGGTGCATAAAAACGTTTGGGTGCAGTCGGCTTTTTACGGTTTGCGGCCGATTGTGACGGGACTCGTGTTTTACGGGGCGATCCGGTTTGCGAGAAGCAACCACATCATCGCAGACATTTCGATGGAAACGGTCGTTGCGGTCGTCTTATTCCTGGCTGCATTGTACGCCCTCATGTTCGTTCGCCTTCATCCGGTCTACGTCATCGCCCTGTCCGGTCTGGTCGGCATCGCTATCTATGGTTAA
- a CDS encoding ROK family protein: protein MNRLEERIASRKHKDVYELIRFHGTVSKIELLEQSRMTGSTLTRTLEELVSQKLILEAGLGDSTGGRRPILYEINPHYGYVFGLEISRIASRLVLCDLLMRKLDSQRWPMTESMTPELLLGEVAAAMSDMLARHRIAGQDVLGMGIGAVGPLDRFSGIILEPLYFPAQGWTQVRIVDFFRERFPFPVLLDNGANTAILGEYWADRRHNTQHLLYVHVGVGLRSSMMTGGKVVYGAVDMEGSIGQMIIQTDGKRLGDRGNYGSLESYATIHALELEAQAKLKMGRRSVLLEKEPNPERIGFHHLVQALHEGDPLTVDIFTQTATCFGIGLANLLNILHPEKVILGGSLISCHPLFFEVSTEVALRNAYYYPKYQVEFSQGVLGEEALVTGAAVMVANKLTE from the coding sequence ATGAACCGACTGGAAGAACGCATTGCCAGCCGTAAACATAAAGACGTGTACGAACTGATCCGCTTTCATGGAACGGTGTCGAAAATCGAATTGCTGGAGCAAAGCCGGATGACCGGCAGCACGCTGACCCGCACCCTGGAGGAGCTTGTCTCCCAAAAGCTGATCCTCGAGGCGGGACTCGGAGATTCGACCGGCGGACGCAGGCCGATTTTATATGAAATCAACCCTCATTACGGGTACGTTTTCGGACTGGAAATTTCCCGGATTGCTTCCAGACTGGTGCTGTGCGACTTGCTCATGAGAAAACTCGATTCGCAGCGGTGGCCGATGACGGAGAGCATGACGCCGGAGCTTCTGCTCGGCGAAGTGGCCGCCGCGATGTCGGACATGCTGGCGCGCCACCGGATTGCCGGGCAGGATGTGCTGGGCATGGGCATCGGTGCGGTCGGTCCGCTCGACCGTTTCAGCGGCATCATTTTGGAGCCGCTGTATTTCCCGGCCCAAGGCTGGACTCAGGTGCGGATCGTCGATTTTTTCCGCGAGCGCTTTCCTTTTCCCGTGCTGCTCGACAACGGAGCGAACACGGCGATTCTCGGCGAATACTGGGCCGACCGCCGCCACAACACTCAGCATCTGCTCTACGTGCACGTAGGCGTCGGTCTTCGCTCGTCGATGATGACGGGCGGCAAGGTCGTTTACGGCGCCGTCGATATGGAAGGATCGATCGGGCAAATGATCATCCAGACGGACGGCAAGCGGCTGGGCGACCGCGGCAATTACGGCAGCCTGGAATCGTACGCGACGATTCATGCGCTGGAGCTTGAGGCGCAGGCAAAGCTGAAAATGGGCCGCCGCAGCGTGCTGCTGGAGAAGGAGCCGAATCCGGAACGGATCGGCTTCCACCATCTCGTTCAGGCGCTGCACGAAGGCGATCCGCTGACGGTGGACATTTTTACACAGACGGCCACCTGTTTCGGAATCGGCCTCGCGAATTTGCTTAACATTTTGCACCCGGAAAAAGTGATTTTGGGCGGCTCGCTGATCAGCTGCCATCCGCTGTTTTTCGAGGTTTCGACCGAAGTCGCTTTGCGGAACGCTTATTATTATCCGAAGTACCAGGTGGAATTCAGCCAGGGCGTGCTCGGAGAGGAAGCCCTCGTCACGGGAGCCGCCGTCATGGTTGCGAATAAACTTACGGAATAA
- a CDS encoding formylglycine-generating enzyme family protein produces the protein MDQTSKPACCSASRGSETKHDAMPVEITLTSFSERKSAESRKPTDGMIYLVGGEFLMGTDDQEGFPSDGEGPIRKVTVSPFYIDPCTVTNAEFQEFVAATGYVTEAERFGWSFVFHLFVSPETAKKVKHVVQQTPWWWNVEGACWKHPEGPDSSIGDRMDHPVTHVSWNDAMAYCKWAGKRLPTEAEWEFAARGGLVQKRYPWGDLLKPDGKHMCNIWQGKFPDKNNMSDGYTSTAPARSFEPNGYGLYNVSGNVWEWCADWFSRDYHLKSSAIDPKGPPTGQARSMRGGSYLCHKSYCNRYRVAARTANTPDSSTGNMGFRCAADV, from the coding sequence ATGGATCAAACATCCAAACCCGCCTGCTGCTCGGCCAGCCGCGGCTCCGAAACAAAACACGATGCCATGCCCGTTGAAATTACGCTGACTTCCTTTTCCGAACGAAAGTCGGCGGAAAGCCGAAAACCGACCGACGGCATGATATATTTGGTGGGCGGAGAGTTTTTGATGGGCACCGACGATCAGGAGGGGTTTCCGTCGGACGGCGAAGGGCCGATCCGCAAAGTGACGGTCAGCCCCTTTTACATCGATCCGTGTACGGTGACAAACGCCGAGTTTCAAGAGTTCGTCGCTGCGACCGGCTATGTGACGGAGGCCGAAAGATTCGGCTGGTCGTTCGTGTTCCATCTGTTTGTCTCGCCGGAGACGGCGAAAAAGGTGAAACATGTCGTGCAGCAAACTCCGTGGTGGTGGAACGTGGAAGGCGCCTGCTGGAAGCATCCCGAGGGACCGGACTCGAGCATCGGGGACCGGATGGACCATCCGGTGACCCATGTGTCGTGGAACGACGCGATGGCGTACTGCAAATGGGCGGGAAAACGTCTGCCGACGGAAGCGGAGTGGGAATTCGCCGCGCGCGGCGGGCTCGTTCAGAAGCGTTACCCATGGGGCGACCTGCTGAAACCGGACGGCAAGCACATGTGCAACATTTGGCAGGGGAAATTCCCGGACAAAAACAACATGAGCGACGGCTACACCTCCACAGCGCCCGCCCGCTCGTTCGAGCCGAACGGCTACGGTCTGTATAACGTGTCCGGCAACGTGTGGGAATGGTGTGCGGACTGGTTCAGCCGCGATTACCACCTGAAAAGCTCGGCGATCGACCCTAAGGGACCGCCGACCGGACAAGCCCGCTCAATGCGGGGCGGCTCTTACCTGTGCCACAAATCGTACTGCAACCGGTACCGGGTGGCGGCACGCACGGCCAATACGCCGGACAGCTCGACCGGCAATATGGGCTTCCGCTGCGCTGCCGACGTTTAG
- a CDS encoding Gfo/Idh/MocA family protein, with amino-acid sequence MAGTSSSKITFGLVGAGWRSEFYLRIAEAAPERFEICGAVVRDAEKGRVFQETWGVRAFRTVDELLRAAEPAFMVVSVPWAACPDMIRLLAERGVPVLSETPPAPDLAGLLSLVPLMERGAKVQVAEQYPFQPMHAARQKVADSGKLGTVSQVQMSAAHGYHGVALLRRLLGNRFEPAQISAYTFESDLVAGPGRQGPPQEHKIVRSRQTVATLRYENGKLGVFDFTSDQYFSWIRSPRILVRGESGEIVNTQLSYLENFQTPVKVELRREDAGRDGNLEGYYHKGILAGSEWVYRNPLAPARLSDDEIAVATCLIRMAEYARGGPSFYGLAEACQDHYVSLLIGQAAESGETLTSTQQAWCRFREA; translated from the coding sequence ATGGCCGGAACGTCTTCATCTAAAATCACATTCGGTCTGGTCGGCGCAGGCTGGCGTTCGGAATTTTATTTGCGCATCGCGGAGGCTGCGCCGGAGCGATTTGAAATTTGCGGTGCGGTTGTTCGCGACGCGGAGAAAGGGCGGGTTTTTCAGGAAACGTGGGGAGTTCGCGCATTTCGCACCGTCGATGAGCTGCTGCGTGCCGCAGAACCCGCATTTATGGTCGTATCGGTACCATGGGCGGCGTGCCCGGATATGATCCGCCTGCTTGCGGAGCGAGGAGTGCCGGTGCTGTCGGAAACGCCCCCGGCACCCGATTTGGCGGGGCTGCTTTCGCTGGTGCCGCTGATGGAGCGGGGCGCGAAGGTCCAGGTGGCGGAGCAGTATCCGTTCCAGCCGATGCATGCCGCAAGGCAAAAAGTTGCGGACAGCGGCAAGCTGGGCACGGTCAGCCAGGTGCAGATGTCCGCTGCCCATGGCTATCATGGCGTGGCGCTGCTGCGCCGGCTGCTGGGCAACCGGTTCGAGCCGGCGCAGATCAGCGCCTATACGTTCGAATCGGACCTTGTCGCCGGTCCGGGCCGCCAAGGCCCGCCGCAGGAGCACAAAATCGTCCGCTCCAGACAAACCGTCGCGACTCTGCGGTACGAAAACGGCAAGCTCGGCGTGTTCGATTTTACGTCGGACCAATATTTCTCATGGATTCGTTCCCCGCGGATTCTGGTGCGCGGCGAGAGCGGGGAAATCGTGAACACGCAGCTTTCTTATTTGGAAAATTTCCAGACGCCTGTGAAGGTGGAGCTGCGCAGAGAGGATGCGGGGAGGGACGGGAACCTCGAAGGTTATTACCACAAGGGTATTTTGGCGGGAAGCGAATGGGTATACCGCAATCCGCTGGCGCCGGCTCGCCTTAGCGACGATGAAATCGCCGTGGCTACGTGCCTGATCCGGATGGCGGAGTATGCGCGGGGCGGCCCTTCCTTTTACGGCTTGGCGGAAGCCTGCCAGGATCACTACGTCTCCTTGCTCATCGGCCAAGCCGCCGAAAGCGGGGAAACGTTAACTTCGACGCAGCAAGCGTGGTGCCGGTTTCGGGAGGCTTAG
- a CDS encoding helix-turn-helix domain-containing protein → MNSPWTIKPHLASHTYWLRKEAFLLAEDTYSDWVLFAVEEGSFHFQIGEHSGTACAGDLVFCPPGAVFCRKVLSPVSFHFFTVRWVSSDPGETEAAVHTGQVPAGLVTVRDQARLASDFAYMKQIKADAARHERLDHLLADLWHIWCREWEQKQADALGRTADTLMVETAERLQACIAEPLSLKTVARELGLTPVQLTRRFHAAHGVTPLGYVTSLRLHKAQKLLLETDMTLEQIAQCCGYENGFYLSRLFSRKMRLSPSEYRRRHRL, encoded by the coding sequence ATGAACTCCCCATGGACGATAAAACCGCATCTGGCGAGCCACACTTATTGGCTGCGCAAAGAAGCTTTTTTGCTCGCTGAGGATACTTATTCGGATTGGGTGCTTTTTGCCGTGGAGGAAGGCAGCTTCCATTTCCAAATCGGCGAACATAGCGGAACCGCGTGCGCCGGTGATCTGGTGTTTTGCCCGCCGGGCGCCGTTTTTTGCCGGAAGGTGCTCTCCCCCGTCTCGTTTCATTTTTTTACGGTCCGTTGGGTATCCTCCGACCCCGGAGAAACGGAAGCGGCCGTTCATACAGGACAGGTGCCTGCCGGGCTTGTAACGGTTCGCGACCAGGCGCGGCTCGCTTCGGATTTTGCCTACATGAAGCAGATCAAAGCGGATGCCGCCCGCCACGAGAGGCTGGACCATTTGCTGGCCGATCTGTGGCATATATGGTGCCGGGAATGGGAGCAGAAGCAGGCCGACGCGCTCGGGCGAACCGCCGATACGCTGATGGTCGAAACGGCCGAACGTCTGCAGGCATGCATCGCCGAGCCGCTCAGCCTGAAAACGGTAGCCCGCGAGCTCGGCCTGACCCCTGTGCAGCTTACGCGCCGTTTTCATGCCGCCCACGGTGTGACGCCGCTCGGGTACGTCACCTCCCTCCGCCTGCACAAAGCACAAAAGCTTCTGCTGGAAACGGATATGACACTGGAGCAAATCGCGCAGTGCTGCGGATATGAAAACGGCTTTTATTTAAGCAGACTGTTCAGCCGCAAAATGCGGCTCAGCCCGTCCGAATACCGGCGCAGACACCGCCTGTAA